The segment GACAGATCAACGAACGTTTTGAATACGCGGGAAAATCATCGGGTAATAAATCTCTCCCCTGTGTGTCTGCTTTTGATTTAGCAATCGAATTCTGGGTTTTGGAATAGCGAATTAGAAACAAAGGTTAGAGAAAGTAGTCACGTAGTAGATATCTCTGTTTATGTTATGTCTAATCCGAAACTGGTTTTATGTTAAAGAGTGTTCGTTTTCGAAACTTGATTCTAGCAAATGAGCTTTCTCCTTGATCTCTTCTTGCTTCTCTGAGTAATTTATGACTAATTaactgtgtatatatatatatatatatatattgacatgGAAACAGGAGAAGACAATGGATCGTTGTCTTATCTCGACCTTACTTCTTCTGGTGGCGTTAACCATATCACCGAGGAGCCACGGGTTTCTCAAGACCGAGAATCAGAAGATAAAGTCTGCAACTTTCTTATCACCGAAGCTAGTGATGCATCCAGGATCAGTCGCCAATCCTTTCCTCTTCGACGTCGATTTCCCCAGAGGTCACATAGGCATCAAATCCTTCGACGCCGAAGTCGTCGACCAAGACGGCAACCCCGTCCCTCTCCACGAAACCTATCTCCACCACTGGGTCGTCCAGCCTTACTACGTTCGCAAAGGTTTCAACCTCTCTCACCGAGACATGCCTAGGAACCACGGGTTCTCCAGGCATCTCGCTGGTTCTGGTTCGAGTCTCCCCGATTACATCCTCGTTAAGAACGGAGGGCTGTGCAGGAACACGGTCAGGCATTTCTTCGGGTTAGGATCAGAGACACGCAAGACCTCGACGCGTGTCCCTGATCCTTACGCGATCGAGATCGATAATCCGGAGGAAAGACCTGATGGTTACGAGTTCAAATGGCTTCTCAACATCCACGCGATTGACACGAGGGGTGTTGTGGATAGATCGGGATGCACGGAGTGTCGTTGTGATCTGTATAATGTAACAATCGACGAGTATGGTCGAGCTATAAAACCGGATTACAAAGGTGGTTTGTACTGCTGCTACGATAAGACTCAGTGTCTTGTGAGAAACGGGTTTGATAATGTGGAGGAGAAGACGAGAACTCTGTATCTTAAGTATACCGTGAGATGGGTTGATTGGGACAGCTCGGTGGTGGTGCCCGCTAAGGTTTATATCCTCGATGTTACCGATTCTTGGGAACGTTCGGAAGGTTCAACAGGAGATAGCCAAGAACATTTTTGCCATGTCAGTAAAATCTTTTTACTTAGAGATCATTCTTTCTAaagttcttataaattattattattttttttttcaggtggaATATGAGGTGAAGCCGTGCAAAAAAACCAATGGCGATGGATGCGTTGACGTTAAAAAGAAGAGCTTAATGATGCCGTTTAACGGGTATATTGTCTACGGAGCAGCTCACCAGCACGCGGGTGGTATCGGTGCTGCTCTATACCGAGAGGTAATTAAAGTAAAGAGTGGTTTTTGTTTTAAGCTAATGGATTGAAACTGAGGCTTTTCTTTGTGTTGTTGTGGATTTGATCAGGACGGTGAGGGGATTTGCACTTCGATGCCAAAGTATGGCAATGGAGATGAGCCTGGAAACGAAGCTGGTTATATTGTTGGAAT is part of the Raphanus sativus cultivar WK10039 chromosome 5, ASM80110v3, whole genome shotgun sequence genome and harbors:
- the LOC108829624 gene encoding uncharacterized protein LOC108829624, whose protein sequence is MDRCLISTLLLLVALTISPRSHGFLKTENQKIKSATFLSPKLVMHPGSVANPFLFDVDFPRGHIGIKSFDAEVVDQDGNPVPLHETYLHHWVVQPYYVRKGFNLSHRDMPRNHGFSRHLAGSGSSLPDYILVKNGGLCRNTVRHFFGLGSETRKTSTRVPDPYAIEIDNPEERPDGYEFKWLLNIHAIDTRGVVDRSGCTECRCDLYNVTIDEYGRAIKPDYKGGLYCCYDKTQCLVRNGFDNVEEKTRTLYLKYTVRWVDWDSSVVVPAKVYILDVTDSWERSEGSTGDSQEHFCHVEYEVKPCKKTNGDGCVDVKKKSLMMPFNGYIVYGAAHQHAGGIGAALYREDGEGICTSMPKYGNGDEPGNEAGYIVGMSSCYPEAPVKVSSGETLTLEFNYSSAVGHTGVMGLFYMLVAQQLPEPESSLPALFQAHAKSVSFLTFLAVTVVVAVVVLIAAVVYRRQNREDGYQSLST